From Cheilinus undulatus linkage group 18, ASM1832078v1, whole genome shotgun sequence, the proteins below share one genomic window:
- the slc1a8b gene encoding solute carrier family 1 member 8b, producing the protein MMEGVKKVFYSMVSIKIREYVKDYCRRNGLLTLSVIAVVTGCVLGFLLRSLNLSTQAKIYFSFPGELLMRMLKMLILPLITSSLMSGLSSMDTKASGRLGVLTITYYLWTTFIAVIVGIVLVLIMHPGTGSDKDNHHAHSGPVMTSADALLDLIRNMIPSNLIEATFQQYRTDLVPIVQNADVKESQANYVYVMPDYHNPQLGHPVFLEITPAPDIKYKIVPSTSKGMNVLGIVIFSATMGLLLGKMGERGAPLVNVCQCINECVMKIINAAMWYFPFGIVFLVAGKILDMQDPAHLGEKLGMYFITVLSGLFVHGLILLPLFFFFFTRKNPFPFIRGLLQALVIALATSSSSATLPITMKCLLENCGVDRQIARFVLPVGATINMDGTALYEAVAAIFIAQVNEYDLDFGQLVTISITATAASIGAAGIPQAGLVTMVIVLTSVGLPPADISLIVAIDWVLDRFRTMINVLGDALAAGIMAHLCRKDFEKAATGSTTTATTTAAENGGGPQRRDTVISFGNQSVAFSDAPLITHRCDYVFEVDGDSVLERPVACYNLCQV; encoded by the exons GCAAAGATTTACTTCTCCTTCCCAGGAGAATTGCTGATGAGGATGTTAAAGATGCTAATTCTGCCTCTCATCACCTCCAG TCTTATGTCGGGCCTATCATCCATGGACACAAAGGCAAGTGGTCGGCTGGGAGTCCTGACCATCACCTACTACCTCTGGACAACCTTTATCGCTGTCATCGTTGGCATCGTGCTGGTGCTCATCATGCACCCTGGGACGGGCTCAGATAAGGACAACCACCATGCCCACTCAGGGCCGGTTATGACCTCCGCTGATGCCCTTCTTGATCTCATCAG GAACATGATCCCATCAAACCTAATTGAAGCCACTTTTCAGCAG TACCGGACAGACCTGGTTCCCATTGTACAAAATGCTGATGTAAAAGAATCTCAGGCCAACTATGTGTACGTCATGCCTGACTATCACAACCCTCAGCTTGGCCACCCAGTCTTCCTGGAGATCACCCCTGCTCCTGACATCAAGTATAAAATCGTCCCCAGTACCAGCAAGGGGATGAATGTCCTGGGGATTGTAATCTTTTCAGCCACAATGG GTCTGCTGCTGGGGAAGATGGGAGAACGTGGAGCACCACTGGTCAATGTTTGTCAGTGCATCAACGAGTGCGTCATGAAGATCATTAACGCAGCAATGTG GTACTTTCCCTTTGGAATTGTGTTCCTTGTGGCGGGGAAGATCCTGGACATGCAAGATCCAGCTCACCTTGGGGAGAAGCTGGGGATGTACTTCATCACTGTCCTGTCTGGTTTGTTTGTGCACGGCCTTATCCTGCTgcccctcttcttctttttcttcaccCGCAAAAACCCCTTCCCTTTCATCAGAGGGCTGCTTCAGGCTCTTGTTATCGCACTGGCCACATCATCCAG ctctgccacACTACCCATCACCATGAAGTGTCTGCTGGAGAACTGTGGAGTGGACCGGCAGATCGCTCGGTTTGTGCTGCCGGTGGGCGCAACTATCAACATGGACGGGACGGCCCTGTACGAGGCAGTGGCGGCCATCTTTATCGCACAGGTTAATGAGTATGACTTGGACTTTGGTCAGCTGGTCACTATCAG TATtacagcaacagctgcaagcatcGGAGCAGCTGGGATACCTCAAGCAGGTCTTGTCACCATGGTGATTGTCCTGACCTCCGTGGGGTTGCCTCCTGCTGACATCTCCCTGATTGTGGCCATCGATTGGGTGCT TGATCGGTTCAGGACAATGATTAATGTCCTGGGTGATGCCTTGGCTGCAGGGATTATGGCTCATTTATGTAGGAAGGACTTTGAGAAAGCAGCAACCGGTTCTACAACTACTGCCACCACTACTGCTGCTGAAAATGGAGGAGGCCCCCAACGG AGGGACACCGTAATCTCCTTTGGGAATCAGAGTGTGGCGTTTTCTGATGCTCCTTTGATCACACACCGCTGTGATTATGTATTCGAGGTGGATGGAGACAGTGTACTCGAGAGACCTGTGGCCTGCTACAACCTCTGTCAAGTCTGA